A DNA window from Chryseobacterium sp. MEBOG06 contains the following coding sequences:
- a CDS encoding beta-mannosidase, which yields MNKILLFALLFSQNIIFAQFSERSLSSENWQFRNPKQKNWFPAKIPGTVHLDLMNNKLIPDPFKDENEKKVQWVENEDWEYQTTFSVSSQELKKENIDLIFNGLDTFAEIYLNGKLLKKTDNMFRKWKVPVKNYLIKGDNLLQINFKSAVSTGKELAKAVPFTVPESPRSFVRKAQYQFGWDWGPRLVTAGIWKDIKIEYWNTAKIETLKIEQKNIADKKADLALHTSIVAGKAGRYNLILNGKENTISLKKGQNRIDIPFTIHNPKLWQPNGRGEPYLYDIQVSLLKEAKVLSEKNQKMGLRTVELIQEKDSNGKSFSFKVNGSPLYIKGTNWIPADSFSPRITKEKYQKLIKDTKDANMNMIRIWGGGIYEDDEFYKACDENGILVWQDFMFAGSFYPSDEEFLNNVKEEVKDQVNRLQNHPSIALWCGNNEIDEAIVNWGYQKQFRYSKNDSLQVWKDYKKLFHDVIPAALKENLTADKNIYWPSSPSIGWGHKESLTEGDSHYWGVWWGEQPFEIYNEKVGRFMSEYGFQGMPTLETAKSMFSGTPELRVENSTVKAHEKHSRGWDIINEYLKRDYKIPTDFVKYNYVSQLLQARGMQIAIEAHRRAKPYNMGTLYWQLNDCWPVVSWSSIDYLGNWKAFHYQAKRSFEPILISVAETDKNYDIYFISDLLKDLKFSLKIELIDFEGKKLWESRKSGDLKADASEKISSITKSQLVQFDTSKAVLKITSENDLKYEKLFFFNRPKDLKLSKPDITIRKISPVEIEVSADVLAKDVYLIGNTHFSDNFFDLLPGSSKRITLSKPLEKVEVMSLWEVMNN from the coding sequence ATGAATAAAATACTACTTTTTGCGTTGCTTTTCAGTCAGAATATCATTTTTGCACAATTTTCAGAAAGAAGCTTATCCTCCGAAAACTGGCAGTTCAGAAACCCGAAGCAGAAAAACTGGTTTCCGGCCAAAATACCGGGAACTGTTCATCTGGACCTGATGAATAATAAACTGATTCCTGATCCTTTTAAAGATGAAAATGAAAAGAAAGTACAATGGGTAGAAAATGAAGACTGGGAATATCAGACTACCTTCAGCGTTTCGTCACAGGAACTAAAGAAGGAAAATATAGATTTGATTTTTAACGGACTTGATACCTTCGCAGAAATTTACCTGAATGGAAAACTGTTGAAAAAAACAGATAATATGTTTAGGAAATGGAAGGTTCCGGTAAAAAACTATCTGATAAAGGGAGATAATCTATTGCAAATCAATTTTAAGTCTGCTGTCAGTACCGGAAAAGAGCTGGCAAAAGCAGTTCCCTTTACAGTGCCTGAGTCACCAAGAAGTTTTGTAAGAAAAGCACAATACCAGTTTGGCTGGGACTGGGGACCAAGGCTTGTAACAGCAGGAATATGGAAAGATATTAAGATTGAATACTGGAATACCGCGAAAATAGAAACCCTGAAGATTGAGCAGAAGAATATAGCCGATAAAAAAGCAGACCTGGCTCTTCATACTTCAATTGTGGCAGGCAAAGCAGGGAGATATAACCTTATCTTGAACGGTAAAGAGAATACCATTTCATTGAAAAAAGGACAAAACAGGATAGATATCCCTTTTACCATTCATAATCCAAAACTTTGGCAGCCAAACGGAAGAGGTGAACCCTATTTGTATGATATACAGGTTTCCTTACTCAAAGAGGCAAAAGTACTTTCAGAAAAGAACCAAAAGATGGGTTTAAGAACAGTAGAGCTGATTCAGGAAAAAGATTCAAACGGAAAATCCTTTTCCTTTAAGGTGAATGGAAGCCCACTCTATATCAAAGGGACAAACTGGATTCCTGCAGATAGTTTTTCACCAAGAATTACGAAAGAAAAATACCAAAAGCTGATCAAAGATACCAAAGATGCCAATATGAATATGATTCGTATTTGGGGAGGCGGGATTTATGAAGATGATGAATTTTACAAAGCCTGCGATGAAAACGGAATTTTGGTGTGGCAGGATTTTATGTTTGCAGGAAGCTTTTATCCCTCAGATGAAGAATTTTTAAACAATGTAAAAGAAGAAGTGAAAGATCAGGTGAACAGACTTCAGAACCATCCGTCCATAGCCTTGTGGTGTGGAAATAATGAGATTGATGAAGCGATTGTCAACTGGGGATATCAGAAGCAGTTCAGGTATTCAAAGAACGATTCACTACAGGTTTGGAAGGATTATAAAAAGCTGTTTCATGATGTTATTCCTGCTGCCTTAAAAGAAAATCTTACCGCAGATAAAAATATCTATTGGCCAAGTTCTCCATCAATCGGGTGGGGGCATAAAGAAAGCCTTACAGAAGGAGATTCTCACTATTGGGGAGTCTGGTGGGGAGAACAGCCCTTTGAGATTTATAACGAGAAAGTAGGACGCTTCATGTCTGAATATGGCTTTCAGGGAATGCCTACCCTTGAAACTGCCAAATCAATGTTTTCCGGTACTCCGGAATTAAGGGTGGAAAACTCAACGGTCAAAGCTCATGAAAAACATTCCAGAGGCTGGGATATTATTAATGAATACTTAAAGCGTGATTACAAAATCCCCACTGACTTTGTGAAATACAATTATGTTTCCCAGCTGCTGCAGGCCCGCGGAATGCAGATTGCCATTGAAGCTCACCGCCGTGCAAAGCCTTACAATATGGGAACTTTATATTGGCAGCTCAATGACTGCTGGCCCGTGGTTTCATGGTCTTCCATTGATTATCTTGGGAACTGGAAGGCATTTCACTATCAGGCTAAAAGAAGCTTTGAACCTATATTGATATCCGTAGCAGAGACTGATAAAAACTATGATATTTACTTTATAAGTGATTTGCTTAAAGATTTGAAGTTCAGTTTAAAAATAGAATTGATTGATTTTGAAGGGAAAAAGCTTTGGGAGAGCAGGAAGTCCGGTGACCTGAAGGCAGATGCCAGTGAAAAAATATCGAGCATTACAAAATCACAGTTAGTCCAATTTGACACATCAAAAGCTGTTTTAAAAATCACCTCTGAAAATGATTTAAAATATGAAAAACTGTTCTTTTTTAATAGACCAAAAGATTTAAAACTTTCAAAACCTGACATTACAATCAGAAAAATATCTCCGGTGGAGATAGAAGTATCTGCAGATGTTCTGGCAAAAGATGTTTATCTGATTGGAAATACTCATTTCAGTGATAATTTTTTCGATCTCCTGCCTGGATCATCCAAGAGAATTACCCTTTCAAAACCTTTAGAAAAAGTTGAAGTGATGAGCCTGTGGGAAGTCATGAACAACTAA
- a CDS encoding AEC family transporter produces the protein MVNFVLIAVCIIAGMIFKATKSIHPDAHKGINTWILYLALPAVSFKYLPKVKWTTEMLFPIAATFLISVFCFFFMMFYSKRKGYSRRSRSSLELASGYSNTSFIGFPLISAFYGEGLLSIAIICDQTMFFALSTLGIIAAVKGGSRSGKVSAVFILKRLVTFPPLVGCISALVLSQFIDFTAAEPFFDKLAATVSPLALFSVGLQLKFNGWKKLIPQMSMSMLYKLILAPAIVVGLALLFGIKGDIAKITIFEAAMPTLITSSIIAEQFRLNTKLINLIIGVSIIVGFFTSAFWYEVTQLLF, from the coding sequence ATGGTAAATTTTGTTCTGATTGCAGTTTGCATTATTGCAGGAATGATATTCAAAGCAACAAAATCTATCCACCCTGATGCCCACAAGGGGATCAATACCTGGATTCTTTATCTTGCTCTTCCGGCAGTTTCTTTTAAATACCTGCCTAAAGTAAAATGGACAACGGAAATGCTGTTTCCTATTGCAGCTACTTTTTTAATTTCTGTATTTTGTTTCTTCTTTATGATGTTTTACAGCAAGCGCAAGGGGTACTCAAGGCGTTCAAGAAGCAGTTTAGAACTGGCAAGTGGTTATAGTAATACTTCTTTCATCGGATTTCCTCTGATCAGTGCTTTTTATGGAGAAGGGCTGCTGAGTATTGCCATTATCTGTGACCAGACTATGTTTTTTGCCCTTTCTACATTAGGAATTATAGCAGCTGTAAAAGGAGGAAGCAGATCAGGTAAGGTAAGTGCTGTATTTATTTTAAAAAGACTGGTAACCTTTCCACCGTTAGTGGGCTGTATCTCTGCTTTAGTGTTGTCACAATTTATAGATTTTACAGCTGCAGAGCCTTTCTTTGATAAGCTAGCTGCCACAGTAAGCCCCTTAGCTTTATTTTCAGTTGGACTGCAGCTAAAATTTAACGGATGGAAAAAACTGATCCCGCAAATGTCTATGTCTATGCTTTATAAATTGATTCTGGCTCCGGCAATCGTTGTGGGACTGGCTTTATTATTTGGCATCAAAGGGGATATTGCAAAAATTACCATCTTTGAAGCAGCAATGCCTACCCTGATTACTTCAAGTATCATAGCAGAGCAGTTCAGACTCAATACAAAACTTATCAACCTGATCATTGGTGTCAGTATTATTGTAGGATTTTTTACTTCTGCGTTTTGGTATGAGGTGACTCAGCTTTTATTTTAG
- a CDS encoding family 20 glycosylhydrolase, which yields MFAQNKLNLIPYPQNIKLNEGNFTIPNVLLVSSELPKNETDYFKKRIASVLQSKDSKNADAQLVYSQLPKGAAGEEEFYILEVSPKQIRIQSYTRQGYFLALQTLSQLLEEYKDVKKIPALKIEDQPNFAWRGMHLDVCRHFFTVDEVKQYIDYLAMYKLNTFHWHLTDDQGWRIEIKKYPKLTQIGSKRKESMIGAYVDNTFDGKPYGPYFYTQQQIKEVVKYAQDRHITVVPEIEMPGHALAALSAYPELACTKGPFEAATKWGVFDDVFCPKDETFTFLENVLDEVIQLFPSQYIHIGGDECPKTRWKECAHCQDLIRKNNLKDEHGLQSYFIHRIEKYVNSKGRKIIGWDEILEGGLAPNAAVMSWTGVNGGIEAAKSKHFAVMTPGAYCYFDHYQGDPQSEPNAFGGFTPLDKVYSYNPVPSELNAEQAKYIMGVQANLWTEYILDFKQVQYMIFPRLMALSEVGWGTSDPENYKDFENRVITQFKVLDKMKVNYAKSIYNISGKVIPANNGIDYELSTSQSSSGIRYTLDGTAPSLNSKIYQGPVPIPSSLTIKSAYFEDGQLKSAVSTQEFTISKTTGKNISLEQQPSENYSFGGAFTLVDGIIGNTRQLGKTWLGFQGKDVIATIDFGQKTVFSEVYFNTLENKGSWIHLAKSAKIFVSDDNKNFKLIKEISKEEIQNAKGKIRLNVGTQNAKYLKVNIENAGIIPPGNPGADSNAWLFVDEIGVN from the coding sequence ATGTTTGCTCAGAATAAATTGAACTTAATTCCTTATCCTCAAAATATAAAGCTCAATGAAGGAAATTTTACGATTCCTAATGTTTTGCTTGTAAGTAGTGAACTTCCTAAAAATGAAACAGACTATTTCAAAAAAAGGATAGCCTCAGTATTACAGTCTAAGGATTCAAAGAATGCTGATGCTCAACTGGTCTATTCGCAACTGCCAAAAGGAGCTGCAGGAGAAGAAGAGTTTTATATTCTGGAAGTTTCACCTAAGCAGATTCGTATTCAGTCTTATACCCGGCAGGGATATTTTCTTGCCCTTCAGACACTGAGTCAGCTGCTTGAAGAATATAAAGATGTAAAGAAGATTCCGGCTTTAAAAATTGAAGACCAGCCGAATTTTGCATGGAGAGGAATGCATTTAGATGTATGCCGTCATTTTTTTACAGTAGATGAGGTGAAGCAGTATATTGATTATCTGGCGATGTACAAACTGAATACTTTTCACTGGCACTTGACAGATGATCAGGGATGGAGAATTGAAATAAAAAAATATCCGAAACTGACTCAGATCGGTTCAAAACGTAAAGAATCAATGATCGGGGCATATGTAGACAATACTTTTGACGGGAAACCTTACGGCCCTTATTTTTATACCCAGCAGCAGATCAAAGAGGTTGTAAAATATGCTCAGGACAGACATATCACCGTTGTTCCGGAAATAGAAATGCCGGGACATGCTTTGGCCGCTCTGTCAGCATATCCGGAGCTGGCCTGTACAAAAGGGCCTTTTGAAGCTGCAACAAAATGGGGCGTTTTTGATGATGTATTCTGTCCGAAAGATGAAACATTTACATTTTTAGAAAATGTTCTGGATGAGGTTATACAGCTTTTTCCATCTCAATACATCCATATTGGAGGTGATGAATGCCCGAAAACCAGATGGAAAGAATGTGCTCACTGTCAGGATCTGATCAGGAAAAATAATTTAAAAGATGAACATGGCTTACAGAGCTATTTTATCCATAGAATTGAAAAATATGTAAACAGCAAAGGCCGGAAAATAATCGGATGGGATGAGATCCTGGAAGGAGGTTTAGCTCCTAATGCAGCCGTAATGAGCTGGACGGGAGTGAACGGAGGTATTGAAGCCGCAAAATCTAAACATTTTGCCGTCATGACTCCAGGGGCTTACTGTTATTTTGATCACTATCAGGGAGATCCTCAATCCGAACCTAATGCTTTTGGAGGCTTTACCCCTTTGGATAAAGTATACTCTTATAACCCTGTTCCTTCTGAATTGAATGCAGAGCAGGCAAAATATATCATGGGGGTTCAGGCCAACTTGTGGACAGAATATATTTTAGACTTTAAGCAGGTACAATATATGATCTTTCCAAGATTAATGGCACTTTCTGAAGTAGGATGGGGAACCTCAGACCCTGAGAATTATAAAGACTTTGAAAACAGAGTCATCACCCAATTCAAAGTTCTGGATAAAATGAAGGTAAACTATGCGAAAAGTATTTACAATATCTCCGGAAAAGTAATCCCTGCAAATAATGGTATTGATTATGAGCTGTCAACTTCTCAGAGTTCGAGCGGAATAAGATATACGCTGGATGGAACCGCTCCTTCTCTGAATTCTAAAATATATCAGGGCCCAGTTCCGATTCCCAGCTCCTTAACAATTAAGTCAGCTTATTTTGAAGACGGGCAGTTGAAAAGCGCTGTTTCTACCCAGGAATTTACAATTTCAAAAACGACCGGAAAAAATATAAGCCTTGAACAGCAACCAAGTGAAAATTATTCCTTTGGTGGTGCTTTTACCCTTGTAGACGGAATAATCGGCAATACCAGACAACTGGGCAAAACATGGCTTGGCTTTCAGGGGAAAGATGTGATCGCAACAATAGATTTCGGACAGAAAACAGTTTTTTCAGAAGTTTATTTTAATACTTTAGAGAATAAAGGAAGCTGGATTCATCTCGCAAAATCTGCGAAAATTTTTGTTTCCGATGATAATAAAAACTTTAAATTGATCAAGGAGATCAGCAAAGAGGAAATTCAGAATGCTAAAGGAAAGATCAGGCTGAATGTAGGAACTCAGAATGCAAAATATCTGAAAGTAAACATAGAAAACGCAGGAATTATTCCCCCAGGAAACCCGGGAGCAGATTCCAACGCATGGCTTTTTGTTGATGAAATTGGCGTTAATTAA
- a CDS encoding isoaspartyl peptidase/L-asparaginase family protein, whose amino-acid sequence MQSRRNFIKRTAAASLALAVNPLELIASEFPENNKFENKPIVLSTWNFGLKANEEAWTILGKGGKALDAVEKGVRLVELDPKERSVGYGGRPDRDGRVTLDACIMDENYNIGSVACLEHVKNPISVARAVMEKTPHVMLVGDGALQFALSQGFKKENLLTAESEKEWKEWLKTSQYKPIANIENHDTIGMIALDAQGNLSGACTTSGMAFKMHGRVGDSPIIGAGLFVDNEVGAATATGHGEEVIRTVGTHLVVELMRQGRNPQEACKEAVDRIVKITQRRNKNLKDIQVGFIAINKKGEYGSYCIQDGFNFAVYDQKGNRLEKPEFALK is encoded by the coding sequence ATGCAAAGTAGACGAAACTTTATAAAAAGAACAGCAGCAGCTTCTCTTGCACTTGCTGTAAACCCTTTAGAATTAATAGCTTCTGAATTTCCGGAAAACAATAAATTTGAAAATAAACCCATTGTACTTTCTACCTGGAATTTTGGATTAAAAGCCAATGAAGAAGCATGGACTATTCTCGGAAAGGGAGGAAAAGCCTTAGATGCAGTTGAAAAAGGTGTTCGTCTTGTAGAATTAGACCCCAAAGAAAGAAGTGTCGGTTATGGCGGCCGGCCGGACAGAGATGGCAGAGTCACTCTGGACGCCTGTATCATGGATGAAAATTATAACATAGGTTCAGTAGCATGTCTGGAACATGTGAAAAATCCAATTTCTGTAGCCAGAGCCGTCATGGAAAAAACGCCTCACGTTATGCTGGTAGGAGATGGAGCCTTACAGTTTGCCCTTTCACAAGGCTTTAAAAAAGAAAATCTTCTTACCGCCGAATCAGAAAAAGAATGGAAAGAATGGCTGAAAACCAGTCAGTATAAGCCCATTGCCAATATTGAGAATCACGATACCATAGGAATGATAGCTTTAGATGCCCAGGGTAACCTTTCCGGAGCCTGTACAACCAGCGGAATGGCCTTTAAAATGCACGGCAGAGTAGGTGATTCCCCGATAATCGGAGCAGGCCTGTTTGTAGATAATGAAGTAGGGGCTGCTACGGCAACCGGTCATGGCGAAGAAGTGATAAGAACAGTAGGAACACATCTTGTTGTTGAGTTGATGAGGCAAGGCAGAAACCCGCAGGAGGCTTGTAAAGAAGCGGTAGACAGAATTGTAAAAATTACTCAAAGAAGAAACAAAAATTTAAAAGATATTCAGGTTGGTTTCATTGCCATCAATAAAAAAGGAGAATATGGTTCTTACTGTATTCAGGACGGGTTTAATTTTGCCGTTTATGATCAGAAAGGGAACCGTCTTGAAAAACCGGAATTTGCTTTGAAATAA
- a CDS encoding DUF6691 family protein — protein MIKENDKSCQNTAGINESNTNRQWYYNLKYLVAGILFGIIFVKAEVISWFRIQEMFRLQSFHMYGIIGSAVLVGTASVWIIKKFNIKTIDGEPITITPKKFNKGQIYGGLIFGFGWAVTGACPGPLFAQIGTGALAVSVTLLSAIAGTWVYGYFKDKLPH, from the coding sequence ATGATAAAAGAAAATGATAAAAGCTGTCAGAATACTGCTGGTATAAATGAAAGTAATACTAACCGTCAATGGTACTATAACCTGAAATATCTTGTTGCGGGTATCTTGTTCGGAATTATTTTTGTGAAAGCAGAAGTGATCAGCTGGTTCAGAATACAGGAAATGTTCCGGCTGCAGTCCTTCCACATGTACGGAATCATTGGAAGCGCAGTGCTGGTAGGAACGGCTTCCGTATGGATTATTAAAAAATTTAATATAAAAACAATAGATGGCGAACCTATTACAATCACTCCTAAAAAATTTAATAAGGGCCAAATTTATGGCGGATTAATATTTGGCTTTGGATGGGCTGTTACAGGAGCCTGTCCGGGTCCGCTCTTCGCTCAGATCGGGACAGGAGCGTTGGCTGTATCGGTTACACTTTTGAGTGCCATTGCAGGAACCTGGGTGTATGGATATTTTAAAGATAAACTGCCCCATTGA
- a CDS encoding YeeE/YedE family protein: MLEIIKEPWPWYIAGPLIGLTVPALLIMGNKSFGISSSLRHICASCIPADVPFFKYDWKKESWNLFFVLGIFFGGMIAASFMLNPAEIKINPNLKTELAGYGITDYSNLVPVQLMNFESLLTLRGFITMVVGGFLVGFGTRYAGGCTSGHAIMGLSNLQWPSLVATICFMMGGFFMANIILPVILSL; this comes from the coding sequence ATGTTGGAGATCATAAAAGAACCATGGCCCTGGTATATTGCAGGTCCGTTGATTGGCCTTACCGTTCCCGCTTTGCTGATTATGGGAAACAAATCCTTTGGAATCAGTTCCTCGCTGAGGCATATATGTGCCTCCTGTATACCGGCTGATGTGCCCTTTTTTAAATACGATTGGAAAAAAGAATCCTGGAACCTATTCTTTGTGCTCGGGATTTTTTTCGGTGGAATGATTGCCGCCAGTTTTATGCTTAATCCGGCTGAAATAAAAATTAATCCCAATCTGAAAACCGAACTGGCAGGCTATGGAATTACAGACTACAGCAATCTGGTTCCGGTCCAACTGATGAATTTTGAAAGTCTGCTGACCCTCAGAGGGTTTATTACGATGGTCGTCGGTGGGTTTTTGGTGGGCTTTGGAACCCGGTATGCAGGAGGATGCACCAGTGGACATGCAATCATGGGACTTTCCAATCTGCAATGGCCTTCCCTGGTAGCAACGATCTGTTTTATGATGGGAGGTTTTTTTATGGCAAATATTATTCTGCCGGTGATTTTATCCCTATAA
- a CDS encoding Crp/Fnr family transcriptional regulator — protein MKNTILSSEFSSSPELVEKLYQYGTTKSYHEGDIILDENASIRSIPIVMKGMLKVIRTEEDGREILLYYIKAGESCIMSFLGGMHNEKSIVRAEIEEDAEILFLPVDKVSLFIKEHPEWLDYIFRLYHKRFEELLDIINAIAFKKVDERLLNLLQKKSELTGSETIHTTHEQLAGELGTARVVVSRLLKQLETVGKLQLGRNKIIILKNINS, from the coding sequence ATGAAGAATACTATACTTTCTTCAGAGTTTTCTTCGTCACCGGAGCTGGTAGAGAAGCTGTACCAGTATGGCACAACAAAGAGCTATCACGAGGGAGACATTATTTTAGACGAAAATGCTTCTATCCGTTCCATTCCTATCGTGATGAAAGGAATGCTAAAAGTCATCAGGACAGAAGAAGACGGACGTGAAATTCTGCTCTATTACATCAAAGCGGGAGAAAGCTGTATTATGTCTTTTCTGGGTGGAATGCACAACGAAAAAAGTATTGTAAGAGCTGAAATAGAAGAAGATGCTGAAATCCTTTTTTTACCGGTAGACAAGGTTTCTTTATTTATTAAAGAACATCCGGAGTGGCTGGATTATATTTTCAGACTCTATCATAAACGATTCGAAGAACTGCTGGATATTATCAATGCCATTGCTTTCAAAAAGGTAGATGAAAGACTCCTGAACCTTCTTCAAAAAAAATCTGAGCTCACCGGCTCTGAAACTATTCACACAACCCATGAGCAGCTTGCCGGCGAGTTGGGAACTGCCAGAGTAGTCGTATCCAGACTCCTTAAACAACTGGAAACAGTAGGAAAGCTGCAACTGGGAAGAAATAAAATTATTATTCTGAAAAATATCAATTCATAA
- a CDS encoding copper homeostasis protein CutC: MPKIEIACFNPESAIIAFENGADRIELCAGLSEGGTTPEFETTKKLRDKIDIPIFVMIRPRGGDFTYSETEFEKMKNDLVHLKTLGVDGFVFGILDENDEVSMQQNKALIELAAPLPCTFHRAFDRAKTLEDSLEKVMECGFKTILTSGQKPNVSEGKGNLKKLVELAGGRIEILVGGGLRSSNIEELRAFTKADYFHSSAITDGGAFANPDEVVALKNKS; this comes from the coding sequence ATGCCAAAAATAGAAATAGCCTGCTTTAATCCTGAGTCAGCGATTATTGCTTTCGAAAATGGAGCAGACAGAATAGAATTATGTGCTGGTCTCAGTGAAGGAGGAACCACTCCGGAATTTGAAACCACAAAGAAACTTCGTGACAAAATAGATATCCCGATTTTTGTAATGATTCGTCCACGGGGAGGTGATTTTACCTATTCAGAAACAGAATTTGAAAAGATGAAAAACGATCTGGTTCATTTAAAGACTCTTGGTGTTGATGGTTTTGTTTTCGGCATTCTGGATGAGAATGATGAGGTCAGTATGCAACAGAATAAAGCTTTGATAGAGCTTGCTGCGCCGCTTCCCTGTACCTTTCATCGTGCTTTTGACAGAGCTAAAACACTGGAAGATTCCTTAGAGAAAGTCATGGAATGTGGTTTTAAAACAATTCTTACGTCAGGTCAGAAACCCAATGTATCTGAGGGAAAAGGAAACCTGAAAAAACTGGTTGAACTAGCCGGTGGAAGAATAGAAATTCTTGTAGGAGGCGGTCTCCGTTCCTCAAATATTGAAGAATTAAGAGCGTTTACAAAAGCGGATTATTTCCACTCTTCTGCTATTACAGATGGCGGTGCTTTTGCCAATCCTGATGAGGTGGTTGCCCTTAAGAATAAATCATAA